One window of Streptomyces sp. NBC_00273 genomic DNA carries:
- the whiA gene encoding DNA-binding protein WhiA, with protein MAMTPAVKDEISRLPVTRTCCRKAEVSAILRFAGGLHLVSGRIVIEAELDTGIAARRLRKDILEIFGHSSDLVVMAPGGLRRGSRYVVRVVAGGDQLARQTGLVDGRGRPIRGLPPQVVSGATCDAEAAWRGAFLAHGSLTEPGRSSSLEVTCPGPEAALALVGAARRLSIAAKAREVRGVDRVVVRDGDAIGALLTRLGAHESVLAWEERRMRREVRATANRLANFDDANLRRSARAAVAAGARVQRALEILGEEVPEHLAAAGRLRMEHKQASLEELGALADPPLTKDAVAGRIRRLLAMADKRAQDLGIPGTESNLDLSEEMADNMAG; from the coding sequence ATGGCGATGACGCCTGCGGTGAAGGATGAGATCTCCCGCCTGCCCGTCACCCGGACCTGCTGCAGGAAGGCGGAGGTCTCGGCGATCCTTCGGTTCGCGGGCGGGCTGCACCTGGTGAGCGGCCGCATCGTCATCGAGGCGGAGCTGGACACGGGGATCGCCGCCAGACGCCTGCGCAAGGACATCCTGGAGATCTTCGGCCATTCCTCGGACCTCGTGGTGATGGCCCCCGGCGGGCTGCGCCGCGGCAGCCGCTACGTGGTCCGCGTCGTGGCCGGCGGTGACCAGCTGGCGCGCCAGACGGGCCTCGTGGACGGCCGCGGACGCCCCATCCGGGGGCTTCCCCCGCAGGTGGTCTCCGGGGCGACCTGCGACGCGGAGGCGGCCTGGCGCGGCGCCTTCCTGGCCCACGGCTCGCTCACCGAGCCGGGTCGGTCCTCCTCCCTGGAGGTCACCTGCCCCGGCCCGGAGGCCGCCCTGGCCCTGGTGGGTGCCGCCCGCAGGCTGTCCATCGCGGCCAAGGCGCGCGAGGTGCGCGGAGTGGACCGGGTCGTGGTCCGCGACGGCGACGCGATCGGGGCGCTGCTGACCCGGCTCGGCGCGCACGAGTCGGTCCTGGCCTGGGAGGAGCGGCGGATGCGGCGCGAGGTGCGCGCCACCGCCAACCGCCTGGCCAACTTCGACGACGCCAACCTGCGCCGCTCGGCGCGGGCCGCGGTGGCCGCCGGAGCCCGCGTGCAGCGCGCGCTGGAGATCCTCGGCGAGGAGGTCCCCGAGCACCTGGCCGCGGCCGGCCGGCTGCGCATGGAGCACAAGCAGGCCTCCCTGGAGGAGCTGGGCGCGCTCGCCGACCCGCCGCTGACCAAGGACGCGGTCGCCGGCCGGATCCGACGCCTGCTGGCGATGGCCGACAAGCGGGCCCAGGACCTCGGTATCCCGGGCACCGAGTCGAACCTCGACCTCAGCGAAGAGATGGCCGACAACATGGCCGGTTAG
- the rapZ gene encoding RNase adapter RapZ: MTEHETAHDRDGAQVSTGTTVEPGETAEAAIPELVIISGMSGAGRSTAAKCLEDLGWFVVDNLPPALIPTMVELGARSQGNVARIAVVVDVRGRQFFDALRESLADLDSKGVTRRIVFLESSDDALVRRFESVRRPHPLQGDGRITDGIAAERDLLRELRGDADLVIDTSSLNVHELRAKMDAQFAGDEEPELRATVMSFGYKYGLPVDADLVVDCRFIPNPHWVPELRPFTGLNEEVSGYVFSQPGAKEFLDRYTELLQLIATGYRREGKRYVTIAVGCTGGKHRSVAMSEKLAARLASEGVETVVVHRDMGRE, encoded by the coding sequence ATGACCGAGCACGAGACCGCGCACGACCGAGACGGAGCACAGGTGAGTACGGGCACGACAGTGGAGCCCGGCGAGACCGCCGAGGCGGCCATCCCCGAGCTGGTGATCATCTCCGGCATGTCCGGGGCCGGCCGCAGTACGGCGGCGAAGTGTCTGGAGGACCTCGGCTGGTTCGTCGTCGACAACCTCCCGCCGGCCCTGATCCCGACCATGGTCGAGCTCGGCGCCCGCTCCCAGGGCAACGTGGCGCGCATCGCCGTCGTCGTCGACGTCCGAGGTCGCCAGTTCTTCGACGCCCTGCGCGAGTCCCTCGCCGACCTCGACAGCAAGGGCGTCACCCGCCGCATCGTCTTCCTGGAGTCCTCTGACGACGCGCTGGTCCGCCGCTTCGAGTCGGTCCGCCGCCCGCACCCGCTCCAGGGCGACGGGCGCATCACCGACGGCATCGCCGCCGAGCGCGACCTGCTGCGCGAGCTGCGCGGCGACGCCGACCTGGTGATCGACACCTCCAGCCTGAACGTGCACGAGCTGCGCGCGAAGATGGACGCCCAGTTCGCCGGGGACGAGGAGCCCGAGCTGCGGGCCACCGTCATGTCCTTCGGCTACAAGTACGGCCTCCCCGTCGACGCCGACCTGGTCGTCGACTGCCGCTTCATCCCCAACCCGCACTGGGTTCCGGAGCTGCGCCCCTTCACCGGGCTCAACGAGGAGGTGTCGGGGTACGTCTTCAGCCAGCCCGGCGCCAAGGAGTTCCTCGACCGCTACACCGAGCTGCTCCAGCTCATCGCCACCGGCTACCGCCGCGAGGGCAAGCGCTACGTGACCATCGCGGTCGGCTGCACGGGCGGCAAGCACCGCAGCGTGGCCATGTCCGAGAAGCTCGCCGCCCGCCTCGCCTCCGAGGGAGTCGAGACCGTCGTAGTCCACCGGGACATGGGGCGCGAGTGA
- a CDS encoding M14 family metallopeptidase yields MSHRARSILAASALVFGTTLAVLPAAAQAQPGPGAASGADEVRVYDADITREQVPLVLAAGQDAHELTERAPETGTARVELFLSGGQAEELAAQGVKLAERKVPAQGLARAKAAGDGVFRPYSGKGGLQEEILRTAQENPGLTKVVSIGKTVQGKDILALKVSKNAKKTKDGDKPSVLYMSNQHAREWITPEMTRRLMHHTLDNYGKDPRITKLVDSSELWFLLSANPDGYDYTHAADGQRLWRKNLRDNNGDGKTGPGDGVDLNRNFAFKWGYDNEGSSPTQANETYRGPSASSEPETVALDRFEKRIGFEYAVNYHSAAELILYGVGWQVATPTPDDVAYKALAGTPENPAVPGYYPQVSSELYTTNGEADGHASNVNGTMMFTPEMTTCQTASASDPNDQWQPEDCASGFNFPDDEKLIQAEFAKNVPFALSVGESAAHPDRPSSSVGLSAADFTVDAFATSYAARGEDQTVSVTARKALKDKELNFRINGGRTHDEDLRPWKGGEVYGGDDNNWFDEYRAEVDGAKPGDKVEVWFTGRDRSGKQVSSEHFTYTVAERPRADVLVIAEEGAKAQHAQTYVDALRANGKSAAVWDVAVQGAPHHLGVLSHFGTAVHYTGAKTPGGDTQLAVRDFLNEGGKLIEAGELAGGNAQVGRAVTNDFSQYWLGAYSRTSTAGATGFAGAGALNGARGNVGDAAGNPLNAPGGYTVTSETLAPAQFPQFKSAQAGAFTGVVNPYAPYAGTGMAAALHADDDWKRLVRTIDLTGVTAADQPQLKLALNWNVEEGYDHAALEARTAGGDDWTTLPDAGGLSSSAVPEECAAGFFVNGHPFLRHYLTLGAAGCTPQGTSGTWNSFTGSSGGWKQVSFDLSAYAGKSVELSLSYITDPGSGGRGVFADEARLSVKGADQPVEGFETSLGAWTAQTAPAGSPEVPGEWARSGELFKSYAAVTTRDTVLLGFGLEHMPTAADRALLIGKALRTLHR; encoded by the coding sequence ATGAGTCACCGCGCGAGATCGATCCTCGCCGCAAGCGCACTCGTCTTCGGAACCACACTCGCCGTGCTACCCGCCGCGGCCCAGGCCCAGCCGGGACCCGGCGCCGCATCCGGCGCCGACGAGGTACGCGTCTACGACGCCGACATCACCCGGGAGCAGGTCCCGCTGGTCCTCGCCGCGGGGCAGGACGCGCACGAGCTCACCGAACGGGCCCCGGAGACCGGCACCGCCCGCGTCGAGCTCTTCCTCAGCGGCGGCCAGGCCGAGGAACTCGCGGCCCAGGGCGTCAAGCTGGCCGAGCGCAAGGTCCCCGCCCAGGGCCTGGCCCGTGCCAAGGCCGCCGGGGACGGGGTGTTCCGTCCGTACAGCGGCAAGGGCGGTCTCCAGGAGGAGATCCTGCGGACCGCGCAGGAGAACCCGGGGCTCACCAAGGTCGTCTCCATCGGCAAGACCGTCCAGGGCAAGGACATCCTCGCCCTGAAGGTCAGCAAGAACGCCAAGAAGACCAAGGACGGTGACAAGCCGTCGGTCCTCTACATGTCCAACCAGCACGCCCGTGAGTGGATCACCCCCGAGATGACCCGGCGGCTGATGCACCACACGCTCGACAACTACGGCAAGGACCCGCGGATCACCAAGCTGGTGGACTCCAGCGAGCTGTGGTTCCTGCTCTCCGCCAACCCGGACGGGTACGACTACACGCACGCGGCCGACGGCCAGCGGCTGTGGCGCAAGAACCTGCGCGACAACAACGGTGACGGGAAGACCGGCCCCGGCGACGGGGTCGACCTCAACCGGAACTTCGCCTTCAAGTGGGGCTACGACAACGAGGGCTCCTCGCCGACCCAGGCGAACGAGACCTACCGGGGCCCGAGCGCCTCCTCCGAGCCCGAGACCGTCGCCCTCGACCGCTTCGAGAAGCGCATCGGCTTCGAGTACGCCGTCAACTACCACTCCGCCGCCGAACTGATCCTCTACGGCGTGGGCTGGCAGGTCGCCACCCCCACCCCCGACGACGTCGCCTACAAGGCGCTCGCCGGCACCCCGGAGAACCCCGCCGTCCCGGGCTACTACCCGCAGGTCTCCTCCGAGCTCTACACCACCAACGGCGAGGCCGACGGCCACGCCTCCAACGTCAACGGCACCATGATGTTCACGCCGGAGATGACCACCTGCCAGACCGCCTCGGCGAGCGACCCGAACGACCAGTGGCAGCCCGAGGACTGCGCCTCCGGCTTCAACTTCCCGGACGACGAGAAGCTCATCCAGGCGGAGTTCGCCAAGAACGTCCCCTTCGCCCTCTCCGTCGGCGAGAGCGCCGCGCACCCGGACCGCCCGTCCTCCTCGGTCGGCCTGAGCGCCGCGGACTTCACCGTGGACGCCTTCGCCACGTCCTACGCCGCCCGCGGCGAGGACCAGACGGTCTCCGTCACGGCCCGCAAGGCGCTGAAGGACAAGGAACTCAACTTCCGGATCAACGGCGGCCGCACGCACGACGAGGACCTGCGGCCCTGGAAGGGCGGCGAGGTCTACGGCGGCGACGACAACAACTGGTTCGACGAGTACCGCGCCGAGGTCGACGGCGCGAAGCCCGGTGACAAGGTCGAGGTCTGGTTCACCGGCCGCGACCGCTCCGGCAAGCAGGTCTCCAGCGAGCACTTCACGTACACGGTGGCCGAGCGGCCGCGCGCGGACGTCCTGGTGATCGCGGAAGAGGGGGCCAAGGCCCAGCACGCCCAGACCTACGTCGACGCCCTGCGCGCCAACGGCAAATCCGCGGCGGTCTGGGACGTCGCCGTCCAGGGCGCCCCGCACCACCTCGGCGTCCTCTCCCACTTCGGTACGGCCGTCCACTACACGGGGGCCAAGACCCCCGGCGGCGACACCCAATTGGCGGTGCGCGACTTCCTGAACGAGGGCGGCAAGCTGATCGAGGCCGGCGAGCTGGCGGGTGGCAACGCCCAGGTCGGCCGCGCCGTGACCAACGACTTCAGCCAGTACTGGCTCGGTGCGTACAGCCGGACGAGCACCGCCGGAGCCACCGGCTTCGCCGGCGCCGGCGCCCTGAACGGCGCCCGGGGCAACGTCGGGGACGCCGCGGGCAACCCGCTGAACGCCCCCGGCGGGTACACCGTGACCTCCGAGACGCTGGCGCCCGCACAGTTCCCGCAGTTCAAGAGCGCCCAGGCGGGAGCCTTCACCGGGGTCGTGAACCCGTACGCCCCCTACGCCGGCACCGGCATGGCCGCGGCCCTGCACGCCGACGACGACTGGAAGCGCCTCGTCCGCACGATCGACCTCACCGGGGTCACCGCGGCCGACCAGCCGCAGCTGAAGCTGGCGCTCAACTGGAACGTCGAGGAGGGCTACGACCACGCCGCGCTGGAGGCCCGGACCGCCGGCGGCGACGACTGGACCACCCTGCCGGACGCGGGCGGCCTGAGCAGCTCCGCCGTCCCCGAGGAATGCGCGGCCGGGTTCTTCGTCAACGGACACCCGTTCCTGCGCCACTACCTCACGCTCGGCGCCGCCGGCTGCACCCCGCAGGGCACCAGCGGCACGTGGAACAGCTTCACCGGCTCCTCCGGCGGCTGGAAGCAGGTCTCCTTCGATCTGAGCGCCTACGCCGGCAAGAGCGTTGAGCTCTCGCTCTCCTACATCACCGACCCGGGCTCGGGCGGCCGCGGCGTCTTCGCGGACGAGGCCCGCCTCTCCGTCAAGGGCGCGGACCAGCCCGTAGAGGGATTCGAGACGTCCCTCGGAGCCTGGACGGCACAGA
- a CDS encoding gluconeogenesis factor YvcK family protein: MTARTPRLSRLRRLTPGRGEDGAGRSGRSGRRRGATPKVVALGGGQGLSASLAALRRITGDLTAVVTVADDGGSSGRLREELGVLPPGDLRKALAALCGDDDWGQTWARVIQHRFQSEGDLHGHAVGNLLIVALWEQLGDPVQALDLVGKLLGAHGRVLPMSAVPLELQALVRGHDPARPEDVDTVRGQATVALTPGEVLSVQVVPSDPPAVPEAVAAVLDADWVVLGPGSWFSSVIPHLLVPELLDALMETKARRVLSLNLAPQPGETEGFSPQRHLEVLARHAPKLALDVVLADEAAVPDRESLADAAKRFGAAVELAPVARQDGSPKHDPELLAAAYDRIFRMHGRIGPWR; this comes from the coding sequence GTGACTGCTCGGACCCCGCGGCTGAGCCGCCTGCGCCGCCTCACCCCGGGCCGGGGCGAGGACGGCGCGGGCCGCTCCGGCCGCTCCGGCCGCCGGCGCGGCGCCACGCCCAAGGTGGTGGCGCTCGGCGGCGGCCAGGGCCTGTCGGCCTCCCTCGCCGCACTGCGCCGGATCACCGGTGACCTCACCGCCGTGGTCACCGTGGCCGACGACGGCGGTTCCAGCGGCCGGCTCAGGGAGGAGCTCGGCGTGCTCCCGCCCGGCGACCTGCGCAAGGCGCTGGCCGCGCTCTGCGGTGACGACGACTGGGGCCAGACCTGGGCCCGGGTCATCCAGCACCGCTTCCAGTCCGAGGGCGATCTCCACGGGCACGCCGTCGGCAACCTGCTGATCGTCGCCCTGTGGGAACAGCTCGGCGACCCCGTCCAGGCCCTCGACCTGGTCGGCAAGCTGCTCGGGGCCCACGGCCGCGTCCTGCCGATGTCGGCGGTGCCGCTGGAGCTGCAGGCCCTGGTCCGAGGGCACGACCCGGCCCGCCCCGAGGACGTGGACACCGTCCGCGGGCAGGCCACGGTGGCGCTGACCCCGGGCGAGGTGCTCTCCGTACAGGTGGTGCCGAGCGATCCGCCGGCCGTGCCGGAGGCCGTGGCCGCGGTCCTGGACGCCGACTGGGTGGTGCTCGGTCCGGGGTCCTGGTTCTCGTCGGTCATTCCGCACCTGCTGGTGCCGGAACTGCTGGACGCGCTGATGGAGACGAAGGCCCGGCGGGTCCTCTCGCTGAACCTCGCGCCGCAGCCCGGCGAAACAGAGGGCTTCTCTCCGCAGCGTCATTTGGAGGTTTTGGCCCGACACGCCCCTAAACTCGCCCTGGACGTGGTGCTGGCCGACGAGGCCGCCGTGCCCGACCGCGAGTCCCTCGCCGATGCCGCGAAACGGTTCGGTGCCGCGGTCGAGCTGGCGCCCGTGGCCAGGCAGGACGGTTCTCCGAAGCACGACCCGGAGCTGCTGGCCGCCGCGTACGACCGTATTTTTCGGATGCATGGAAGGATCGGCCCATGGCGATGA
- the uvrC gene encoding excinuclease ABC subunit UvrC — MADPSSYRPEPGQIPDSPGVYKFRDEHRRVIYVGKAKSLRQRLASYFQDIAGLHPRTATMVTTAASVEWTVVSTEVEALQLEYSWIKEFDPRFNVKYRDDKSYPSLAVTLNEAYPRVQVMRGPKKKGVRYFGPYGHAWAIRETVDLMLRVFPVRTCSAGVFKRSAQIGRPCLLGYIGKCSAPCVGKVTPEEHRELAEDFCDFMAGRTGTYLSRLEKEMHAAAEEMEYEKAARLRDDIGALRRAMEKNAVVLADATDADLIAVAEDELEAAVQIFHVRGGRVRGQRGWVTDKVEAVDTAGLVEHALQQLYGEEKGEAVPKEVLVPALPEDTPTVNQWLAERRGSQVSLRIPQRGDKKALMETVHRNALQSLALHKTKRASDLTTRSRALEEIAEALDLDSAPLRIECFDISHLQGDDVVASMVVFEDGLARKSEYRRFQIKSFEGQDDVRSMHEVVSRRFRRYLQEKLKTGEWAPEDDGDAGPVPEDDGRPKRFAYPPQLVVVDGGQPQVAAAKRALEELGIDDVAVCGLAKRLEEVWLPGEDDPIVLPRTSEGLYLLQRVRDEAHRFAIQYQRSKRGKRLKSGPLDEVPGLGESRKQALVKHFGSVKKLKQATIDQICEVPGIGRKTAETVAAALAQAVPAGPAVNTATGEIIEDETPAPAGASSERGTEQ; from the coding sequence ATGGCCGACCCTTCCAGTTACCGCCCCGAGCCGGGACAGATTCCGGACTCCCCCGGGGTCTACAAGTTCCGCGACGAGCACCGCCGGGTGATCTACGTCGGGAAGGCCAAGAGCCTGCGCCAACGCCTGGCCAGCTACTTCCAGGACATCGCCGGCCTGCACCCCCGTACCGCCACCATGGTCACCACGGCCGCCTCCGTCGAGTGGACCGTGGTGTCCACCGAGGTCGAGGCGCTCCAGCTGGAGTACTCGTGGATCAAGGAGTTCGACCCCCGGTTCAACGTCAAGTACCGGGACGACAAGAGCTACCCCTCCCTCGCCGTCACCCTCAATGAGGCGTACCCGCGGGTCCAGGTCATGCGCGGACCCAAGAAGAAGGGCGTGCGCTACTTCGGCCCGTACGGGCACGCCTGGGCGATCCGCGAGACCGTCGACCTGATGCTCCGGGTGTTCCCGGTGCGGACCTGCTCGGCGGGCGTGTTCAAGCGTTCCGCCCAGATCGGCCGCCCCTGCCTGCTCGGCTACATCGGCAAGTGCTCCGCCCCCTGCGTCGGCAAGGTCACCCCCGAGGAGCACCGCGAACTGGCCGAGGACTTCTGCGACTTCATGGCCGGCCGCACCGGCACCTACCTCTCCCGGCTGGAGAAGGAGATGCACGCGGCGGCCGAGGAGATGGAGTACGAGAAGGCCGCCCGGCTGCGCGACGACATCGGGGCGCTGCGCCGGGCGATGGAGAAGAACGCCGTGGTGCTCGCCGACGCCACCGACGCCGACCTGATCGCCGTGGCCGAGGACGAGCTCGAAGCCGCGGTGCAGATCTTCCACGTCCGCGGCGGTCGGGTCCGCGGCCAGCGCGGCTGGGTCACCGACAAGGTCGAGGCCGTCGACACGGCCGGGCTCGTCGAGCACGCCCTCCAGCAGCTGTACGGCGAGGAGAAGGGCGAGGCCGTGCCCAAGGAGGTGCTGGTGCCGGCCCTCCCCGAGGACACGCCGACAGTGAACCAGTGGCTGGCCGAGCGCCGGGGGTCCCAGGTCAGCCTGCGGATACCGCAGCGCGGCGACAAGAAGGCCCTGATGGAGACCGTCCACCGCAACGCGCTGCAGTCCCTCGCCCTGCACAAGACCAAGCGCGCCAGCGACCTCACCACCCGCTCCCGGGCCCTGGAGGAGATCGCCGAGGCGCTGGACCTCGACAGCGCCCCGCTGCGCATCGAGTGCTTCGACATCTCCCACCTGCAAGGTGACGACGTCGTCGCGTCGATGGTCGTCTTCGAGGACGGGCTGGCCCGCAAGAGCGAGTACCGGCGCTTCCAGATCAAGTCCTTCGAGGGGCAGGACGACGTCCGCTCCATGCACGAGGTGGTCTCCCGGCGCTTCCGCCGCTACCTCCAGGAGAAGCTCAAGACGGGCGAGTGGGCCCCCGAGGACGACGGCGATGCCGGACCGGTGCCCGAGGACGACGGGCGGCCCAAGCGGTTCGCGTACCCGCCCCAGCTCGTCGTGGTCGACGGCGGGCAGCCGCAGGTCGCCGCCGCCAAGCGGGCCCTGGAGGAGCTCGGCATCGACGACGTCGCCGTGTGCGGTCTCGCCAAGCGGCTGGAGGAGGTCTGGCTGCCCGGCGAGGACGACCCGATCGTGCTGCCGCGCACCAGCGAGGGCCTCTACCTGCTCCAGCGGGTACGTGACGAAGCCCACCGGTTCGCCATCCAGTACCAGCGCAGCAAGCGCGGCAAGCGCCTGAAATCCGGCCCGCTGGACGAGGTGCCCGGCCTCGGCGAGAGCCGCAAGCAGGCCCTGGTCAAGCACTTCGGTTCGGTGAAGAAGCTGAAACAGGCGACAATCGACCAGATCTGCGAGGTCCCGGGCATAGGTCGGAAGACGGCCGAGACCGTGGCCGCGGCCCTCGCCCAGGCGGTTCCCGCTGGTCCTGCCGTCAATACGGCCACAGGAGAGATCATTGAGGATGAGACCCCCGCGCCCGCGGGAGCATCGTCCGAACGGGGGACCGAGCAATGA